A window of Zingiber officinale cultivar Zhangliang chromosome 5A, Zo_v1.1, whole genome shotgun sequence contains these coding sequences:
- the LOC121980925 gene encoding pyruvate dehydrogenase E1 component subunit alpha-3, chloroplastic-like isoform X1 has translation MRLKIQSFSISNSQAVVSRDESLVLYEDMVLGRVFEDMCAQMYYRGKMFGFVHLYNGQEAVSTGFIKLLEARDSVVSTYCDHVHAVSKGVPPRAVMAELFGKATGCCRGQGGSMHMFSAQHNLLGGFTFIGEGIPVATGAAFSSKYCHEVLKESTPNRLDVTVAFFGDGTCNNGQFFECLNMAQLELWKLPIVFVVENNLWAIGMPHLRATSDPEIWKKGPAFGMPGVHVDGMDVLKVREVAIEAIARARRGEGPTLVECETYRFRGHSLADPDELRKPDEKASYAARDPITALRKYILDKELASAAELKIIEKKVDAVIEDTVEFADSSPLPPWSQLLENIFADPKGFGIGPDGKYRCEDPKFIEGTSLSLESCLPANHLHRCLIPSESSIRPNSIKVRHG, from the exons ATGCGCCTCAAAATCCAATCTTTTTCAATATCGAATTCTCAA GCAGTGGTGAGCCGGGATGAATCATTGGTGCTGTACGAAGACATGGTTTTGGGGCGCGTCTTCGAAGATATGTGTGCACAAATGTACTACCGGGGCAAGATGTTCGGCTTCGTCCACCTCTACAATGGACAGGAGGCCGTCTCCACCGGCTTCATCAAGCTCCTTGAGGCCCGGGACAGTGTTGTGAGTACTTACTGTGATCACGTCCACGCCGTTAGCAAAGGTGTGCCGCCTCGCGCTGTCATGGCCGAGCTCTTTGGCAAGGCCACCGGATGCTGCCGTGGCCAAGGTGGCTCCATGCACATGTTTTCTGCGCAACACAACCTCCTTGGCGGCTTCACCTTCATCGGAGAAGGCATTCCTGTGGCTACCGGAGCTGCTTTCTCTTCCAAGTACTGCCACGAGGTCCTCAAGGAATCTACCCCAAACAGGCTCGATGTTACCGTCGCCTTCTTTGGCGATGGAACATGTAACAATGGCCAATTCTTTGAGTGTCTCAACATGGCTCAGCTTGAGCTATGGAAGCTGCCTATAGTGTTTGTTGTTGAAAACAATCTGTGGGCAATAGGAATGCCCCACCTCCGAGCAACTTCTGACCCGGAGATATGGAAGAAGGGACCGGCTTTTGGCATGCCCGGGGTGCATGTTGATGGCATGGATGTATTGAAGGTGCGGGAGGTGGCAATAGAAGCAATTGCACGGGCGAGAAGGGGTGAAGGACCCACGCTTGTTGAATGTGAAACATACCGATTTAGAGGGCACTCTCTAGCTGATCCTGATGAGCTCCGGAAGCCAG ACGAGAAAGCAAGTTATGCTGCAAGAGATCCTATAACAGCCTTGAGAAAATACATTCTTGATAAGGAACTTGCAAGTGCAGCTGAGTTGAAAATCATTGAGAAAAAGGTTGATGCAGTCATTGAAGATACTGTGGAGTTTGCAGATTCAAGTCCACTCCCTCCATGGAGCCAGCTATTGGAAAACATTTTTGCCGATCCCAAAGGGTTCGGCATTGGGCCTGATGGGAAGTACAGATGCGAGGACCCTAAATTTATAGAAGGCACGAGTCTAAGTTTGGAGTCCTGTCTACCGGCAAACCATTTGCATCGCTGTTTGATCCCTTCTGAAAGCTCAATACGTCCTAATTCTATCAAAGTTCGTCATGGTTAA
- the LOC121980926 gene encoding general transcription factor IIF subunit 2-like: MEDGRIPLETARAERSVWLMKCPPVVSRSWQSSAAGSSTSPNPVVAKVVLSLDPLHPDDPSSLQFKMEMAQTDSANTPKSYTLNMFKDFVPMCVFSESNQGKFSLEGKVEHKFDMEPHSENFGDYGKLCRERTNKAMVKTRQVQVIDNDHGVLMRPMPGMVGLVPSGSKDKKKLTPSKGLDAKRIRRDKQELVNILFKLFEKQPNWALKQLVQETDQPEQFLKEILNEICVYNKRGPNQGTHELKMEYKNFEGADNE; the protein is encoded by the exons ATGGAGGACGGCAGGATCCCGCTGGAGACTGCGAGGGCGGAGCGATCGGTGTGGCTGATGAAGTGCCCACCAGTCGTGTCGAGGTCGTGGCAATCGTCCGCCGCCGGATCCTCCACCTCCCCCAACCCCGTCGTTGCTAAGGTCGTCCTCTCCCTCGACCCCCTCCATCCTGACGATCCCTCCTCACTCCAG TTTAAGATGGAAATGGCTCAAACTGATTctgctaatacacccaagagttaCACGCTGAATATGTTCAAAGATTTTGTTCCAATGTGTGTTTTTTCTGAATCAAACCAAG GAAAGTTCTCACTAGAGGGAAAGGTAGAGCACAAATTTGACATGGAACCTCACAGTGAAAATTTTGGGGATTATGGTAAATTATGTCGTGAAAGGACGAACAAAGCTATGGTCAAAACTAGACAAGTCCAG GTAATTGACAATGATCATGGTGTGCTAATGAGGCCAATGCCTGGTATGGTTGGTCTAGTTCCATCTGGTTCGAAG GACAAGAAAAAACTAACCCCGTCCAAAGGATTGGATGCAAAACGGATACGCAGGGATAAACAAGAATTGGTGAACATTCTCTTTAAACTTTTTGAAAAGCAACCAAATTGGGCACTGAAGCAACTGGTTCAAGAGACTGACCAACCTGAG CAATTCCTGAAAGAGATATTAAATGAGATTTGTGTCTACAACAAGAGAGGACCTAATCAAGGAACTCATGAACTCAAAATGGAATACAAGAATTTCGAGGGAGCCGACAATGAATGA
- the LOC121980925 gene encoding pyruvate dehydrogenase E1 component subunit alpha-3, chloroplastic-like isoform X2 has product MVLGRVFEDMCAQMYYRGKMFGFVHLYNGQEAVSTGFIKLLEARDSVVSTYCDHVHAVSKGVPPRAVMAELFGKATGCCRGQGGSMHMFSAQHNLLGGFTFIGEGIPVATGAAFSSKYCHEVLKESTPNRLDVTVAFFGDGTCNNGQFFECLNMAQLELWKLPIVFVVENNLWAIGMPHLRATSDPEIWKKGPAFGMPGVHVDGMDVLKVREVAIEAIARARRGEGPTLVECETYRFRGHSLADPDELRKPDEKASYAARDPITALRKYILDKELASAAELKIIEKKVDAVIEDTVEFADSSPLPPWSQLLENIFADPKGFGIGPDGKYRCEDPKFIEGTSLSLESCLPANHLHRCLIPSESSIRPNSIKVRHG; this is encoded by the exons ATGGTTTTGGGGCGCGTCTTCGAAGATATGTGTGCACAAATGTACTACCGGGGCAAGATGTTCGGCTTCGTCCACCTCTACAATGGACAGGAGGCCGTCTCCACCGGCTTCATCAAGCTCCTTGAGGCCCGGGACAGTGTTGTGAGTACTTACTGTGATCACGTCCACGCCGTTAGCAAAGGTGTGCCGCCTCGCGCTGTCATGGCCGAGCTCTTTGGCAAGGCCACCGGATGCTGCCGTGGCCAAGGTGGCTCCATGCACATGTTTTCTGCGCAACACAACCTCCTTGGCGGCTTCACCTTCATCGGAGAAGGCATTCCTGTGGCTACCGGAGCTGCTTTCTCTTCCAAGTACTGCCACGAGGTCCTCAAGGAATCTACCCCAAACAGGCTCGATGTTACCGTCGCCTTCTTTGGCGATGGAACATGTAACAATGGCCAATTCTTTGAGTGTCTCAACATGGCTCAGCTTGAGCTATGGAAGCTGCCTATAGTGTTTGTTGTTGAAAACAATCTGTGGGCAATAGGAATGCCCCACCTCCGAGCAACTTCTGACCCGGAGATATGGAAGAAGGGACCGGCTTTTGGCATGCCCGGGGTGCATGTTGATGGCATGGATGTATTGAAGGTGCGGGAGGTGGCAATAGAAGCAATTGCACGGGCGAGAAGGGGTGAAGGACCCACGCTTGTTGAATGTGAAACATACCGATTTAGAGGGCACTCTCTAGCTGATCCTGATGAGCTCCGGAAGCCAG ACGAGAAAGCAAGTTATGCTGCAAGAGATCCTATAACAGCCTTGAGAAAATACATTCTTGATAAGGAACTTGCAAGTGCAGCTGAGTTGAAAATCATTGAGAAAAAGGTTGATGCAGTCATTGAAGATACTGTGGAGTTTGCAGATTCAAGTCCACTCCCTCCATGGAGCCAGCTATTGGAAAACATTTTTGCCGATCCCAAAGGGTTCGGCATTGGGCCTGATGGGAAGTACAGATGCGAGGACCCTAAATTTATAGAAGGCACGAGTCTAAGTTTGGAGTCCTGTCTACCGGCAAACCATTTGCATCGCTGTTTGATCCCTTCTGAAAGCTCAATACGTCCTAATTCTATCAAAGTTCGTCATGGTTAA